From Salvelinus sp. IW2-2015 linkage group LG18, ASM291031v2, whole genome shotgun sequence, a single genomic window includes:
- the LOC111978516 gene encoding centrosomal protein of 68 kDa-like, giving the protein MELGVDRAFPAYVSPMGSKGCSGRQKTRIPEFIQRSGTGRTTTQHSKDKDKERRRRGDEERRKEDSGGSRKNATMAPTSGYMSDRRQYSIRTPVVTTTEQQTSILKKSYLQEHPENERQWEGSSNEADHHNRVFDFQVRRAEQESPDNLNPSQADISPCSASKEDLNTSLGVSDLRTRLSHEEPTFRSLYMGSRPGRHSLSSRPLEVHSFSTPLRPKWTSTLLSSLSPSYIPHLHPSRQRRTELRMVAGEVYQSREGGEAKYLNVGPSVGNSKVRSNPALHTMSHHQANCWPCTISSSLPHSPDRHSSSWDPDKEYQTLLDYTYPLRPGRVVGGWDTSELGGGSLIQTDPGLLDSGIELNRLCSSISLSALDFSLSVTAGVGTSRAREMGMLGIGQRSSELRGFSHSKSSDGRLSPSPFFSADPIGLSVESLDYSGSGGGLNHSHRSGGGHYRQHGSSSSSSTTFIRTTSILPRPGFLGEWDWDEEFWPLPEQLEELQGLSQQVREVTAQLSQSVSANWDSLERGNTSVQSCMTMAEKREAEEEREEQEQNKEEEREDEKEKEEEEVSISEALQYFNKAIHCGESFQAARGSGFRMEAGVVGRGVRRASLREAAGMVDQLSGLTLPEFQMGSQGEQVQRESLMQHIQTFCSNLEELIQWLYTVVERMAVLEPPTVDIKSVKSSLADYKRFQREVNAHQPLTTSVLQTGELLLGCLTSTSPVLKETLCLIERQSKALETHSEHLFSSIISAMDRLTQPREPSGREETQAGDPDRMAVQGTAQ; this is encoded by the exons ATGGAGCTGGGAGTTGACAGGGCCTTCCCAGCATACGTCTCTCCGATGGGGTCCAAGGGCTGCAGTGGGCGACAGAAGACCCGGATTCCAGAGTTTATCCAGAGGAGTGGGACAGGCAGAACAACAACCCAACATTCCAAAGACAAagacaaggagaggaggagacgaggagacgaggagaggaggaaagaggacagCGGTGGTTCCAGGAAGAATGCTACCATGGCACCCACCTCCGGTTATATGAGTGACAGGAGGCAGTACTCTATAAGGACACCGGTGGTCACCACCACAGAGCAGCAGACCTCCATCCTAAAGAAATCATACCTACAGGAGCACCCAGAAAAC GAGCGACAGTGGGAAGGTAGCAGTAATGAAGCAGACCATCATAATAGAGTGTTTGACTTCCAGGTCAGACGGGCTGAACAGGAGTCCCCAGACAACCTCAACCCCTCTCAGGCTGACATCTCACCCTGCTCAGCTTCCAAAGAGGACCTCAACACCTCCCTGGGGGTGTCAGACCTCAGGACCAGGCTGTCACACGAAGAACCCACCTTCAGGTCATTATACATGGGCAGCAGGCCCGGCCGACACAGCCTCTCCAGCCGACCCCTGGAGGTCCATAGCTTCTCTACTCCACTCAGACCCAAGTGGACCTCCACTCTGCTATCCTCCCTCTCGCCTTCCTACATCCCCCATTTGCACCCCTCCAGACAGAGACGGACAGAGCTGAGAATGGTTGCAGGAGAAGTTTATCAATCACGTGAAGGGGGAGAGGCAAAGTATCTAAACGTAGGCCCTTCAGTGGGCAACTCCAAGGTTCGCTCCAACCCTGCGCTCCACACCATGTCCCACCACCAGGCCAACTGCTGGCCCTGTACCATTTCCAGCTCCCTGCCCCACTCCCCAGACCGACACTCTTCGAGCTGGGACCCTGATAAGGAGTATCAGACCCTCCTGGACTACACCTACCCCCTGAGGCCAGGTAGGGTGGTGGGTGGATGGGATACCTCTGAGCTCGGGGGTGGGTCTCTCATCCAGACAGACCCAGGCCTCCTGGATTCGGGGATAGAACTGAACCGCCTCTGCAGCTCCATCAGCCTATCAGCTTTGGACTTTTCCCTAAGTGTCACGGCAGGGGTGGGCACTAGTAGGGCCAGGGAGATGGGGATGCTGGGTATAGGTCAGAGGTCATCTGAGCTGCGTGGGTTCTCACACTCCAAGTCCTCTGATGGTCGCCTCTCCCCTAGCCCCTTCTTCTCTGCGGACCCTATTGGTCTATCAGTAGAGAGTCTGGACTATAGTGGAAGTGGTGGTGGTCTGAACCATTCACATCGTAGCGGGGGAGGTCACTACCGCCAACATggcagctcctcttcctcttccaccaCGTTCATCCGCACAACCAGTATCCTTCCCCGGCCAGGATTCCTCGGAGAGTGGGATTGGGACGAGGAGTTCTGGCCTCTCCCGGAGCAGTTGGAGGAGCTCCAGGGTTTGTCCCAgcaggtcagggaggtgacggcCCAACTCAGCCAGTCTGTCTCAGCCAATTGGGACTCCCTGGAGAGGGGGAACACCTCCGTCCAGTCCTGCATGACCATGGCAGAGAAacgggaggcagaggaggagagagaagaacaggagcAGAATaaggaggaagaaagggaggatgagaaggagaaagaggaagaggaagtgtcCATTTCTGAAGCACTTCAATACTTCAATAAAG CGATCCATTGTGGGGAGTCCTTCCAGGCAGCCAGAGGCTCTGGTTTTAGGATGGAGGCTGGGGTAGTAGGCAGGGGAGTGAGAAGGGCCAGTCTGAGGGAGGCGGCGGGCATGGTGGACCAGCTGAGTGGACTAACCCTGCCTGAGTTCCAGATGGGGAGCCAGGGGGAGCAGGTGCAAAGGGAGTCCCTCATGCAGCACATCCAG ACCTTCTGTTCTAACCTGGAGGAGCTCATCCAATGGCTGTACACGGTGGTGGAGAGGATGGCGGTGCTGGAGCCGCCCACTGTGGACATCAAGAGTGTCAAGTCATCCCTGGCGGATTATAAA AGGTTTCAGAGAGAAGTAAACGCCCACCAGCCCCTGACCACCTCTGTTCTGCAAACTGGAGAGCTTCTCCTGGGTTGTTTGACCTCCACTTCTCCCG